One genomic region from Magallana gigas chromosome 3, xbMagGiga1.1, whole genome shotgun sequence encodes:
- the LOC105317213 gene encoding uncharacterized protein isoform X3 — protein MSYKYFLVVLEYLTFSLNFEGCLCQYNTISVCNGENLQINCLDNEKIGIQRVFFGGKSPDYNLDCMSRGSSDPACCRRGQGDCIFYNAITETVLKRMCSGRPRCVYQVRETKSNRCRDPLITMSDYMTVYYECIPDSLTGNICSDDEIHAKPPIYLSNKDYPLPRTGASNCECMIVKNPMYTTLTLTAIEMYIFDTRCSMSLVIETGDGEEISFPCNYKLEGYRKWKDLSSENTTFTLSNSQQQGDAYLWMEISSQTKSEDLISLYCGESLRKYLNPESISPKSTVTSSTGTSSETTTASNFVTEELSSEKPTTTNETPNVPVQTITEKPATEKVVIITSDCFDTCHVTVGNGFSMSLKSFLNPSKVDKFCRKINDIISCFESNLAQCSTLDKTKADKELRANLAGRRVVCEDRSRVIQTFGTCYSNKKTFKRELGSCDGLLYPFADGNTGEKCKIKRELENCVVKAAKECENDEVTEHIKIISNGLFDYLYKTQDCVEESSKDEKEHTPEPEIKSVEGLDSDDNEDSNNGKGAGSTVRKHSYTFYSAITVLSIVFYRSLSY, from the exons ATGTCTTATAAATACTTTCTCGTTGTTCTGGAATatctgacattttctttaaatttcgaAG GGTGTCTCTGCCAGTATAACACAATAAGCGTCTGCAATGGCGAGAACCTGCAAATCAATTGCTTGGACAACGAGAAGATCGGAATTCAACGAGTTTTCTTCGGAGGGAAATCCCCCGATTACAACTTGGACTGCATGTCCCGAGGGAGCAGCGACCCAGCATGTTGTCGCAGGGGACAGGGCGACTGTATCTTCTACAACGCAATCACAGAGACCGTGTTGAAACGAATGTGCTCAGGTCGTCCTCGCTGCGTCTATCAGGTCCGCGAAACAAAGAGTAACAGATGTAGGGACCCTTTGATCACCATGTCCGACTATATGACGGTGTATTATGAATGCATTCCAG ATAGTTTAACAGGAAATATTTGCTCAGACGACGAAATACACGCCAAACCACCAATATACCTCTCCAATAAAGACTACCCCCTTCCAAGAACAGGGGCAAGTAACTGCGAATGTATGATTGTAAAGAACCCAATGTATACAACGCTTACACTGACAGCAATAGAAATGTACATATTCGACACTCGGTGTTCAATGTCATTGGTCATAGAAACCGGGGACGGTGAAGAAATTTCATTCCCGTGTAATTATAAACTTGAAGGATACAGAAAATGGAAGGATTTAAGTTCGGAAAATACAACTTTCACCCTGTCCAATTCACAACAACAAGGAGACGCTTATCTTTGGATGGAAATAAGTT CTCAAACAAAATCGGAAGACCTCATAAGTTTGTATTGTGGAGAATCGCTAAGAAAATATCTGAATCCAGAGTCGATTTCACCTAAATCAACGGTAACATCATCAACGGGAACATCATCAGAAACGACTACAGCATCAAACTTTGTAACAGAAGAATTATCATCAGAGAAACCGACAACAACAAATGAAACGCCAAATGTTCCGGTACAAACAATCACGGAAAAACCGGCAACAGAGAAAGTAGTGATCATAACAAGCG ACTGTTTCGATACGTGTCACGTGACTGTTGGAAACGGATTCAGCATGAGTTTAAAGTCTTTCTTAAATCCGTCAAAAGTAGATAAATTCTGTAG gaaaataaatgatataatttcctGTTTTGAATCCAATCTGGCGCAGTGTTCAACATTGGATAAAACCAAGGCTGATAAGGAACTACGGGCTAACTTAGCAGGACGTCGAGTCGTTTGTGAAGACAGGTCAAGGG TGATTCAGACTTTTGGAACCTGTTACAGCAATAAAAAGACATTTAAACGGGAACTAGGATCATGTGACGGTTTACTATATCCATTTGCTGATGGGAATACGGGAGAAAAGTGCAA GATTAAGAGAGAACTGGAGAACTGTGTGGTAAAGGCGGCGAAGGAATGCGAGAATGATGAAGTGACGGAGCACATAAAGATCATCTCCAACGGATTATTCGATTACTTGTACAAAACTCAAGATTGCGTCGAAG AATCAAGTAAGGATGAAAAAGAGCACACACCGGAACCGGAAATTAAATCAGTAGAAGGATTAGATAGTGACGACAATGAGGATAGTAACAACGGAAAAGGCGCAGGTTCCACTGTTAGAAAACATTCTTACACTTTTTATTCAGCCATTACGGTTCTTTCAATAGTATTTTATCGTAGTTTGTCCTATTGA
- the LOC105317213 gene encoding uncharacterized protein isoform X1, with the protein MSYKYFLVVLEYLTFSLNFEGCLCQYNTISVCNGENLQINCLDNEKIGIQRVFFGGKSPDYNLDCMSRGSSDPACCRRGQGDCIFYNAITETVLKRMCSGRPRCVYQVRETKSNRCRDPLITMSDYMTVYYECIPDSLTGNICSDDEIHAKPPIYLSNKDYPLPRTGASNCECMIVKNPMYTTLTLTAIEMYIFDTRCSMSLVIETGDGEEISFPCNYKLEGYRKWKDLSSENTTFTLSNSQQQGDAYLWMEISSQTKSEDLISLYCGESLRKYLNPESISPKSTVTSSTGTSSETTTASNFVTEELSSEKPTTTNETPNVPVQTITEKPATEKVVIITSGNVTTEPELIPKKGTTMKLTTTQSTMKPSNTKTTMKSTTAQTTMKSSTTQTTMKPTTTKTTMKPATTKTTMKSATTKTTMKSTTTQTTMKPATTKTTMKSTTQTIMKPATTQTATAKQNTVTTSNGTKSIQSTNLSTAKISTSPATSSSTSSPHTPERVPVFSTSVTVPYYTSSPDKETPYCFDTCHVTVGNGFSMSLKSFLNPSKVDKFCRKINDIISCFESNLAQCSTLDKTKADKELRANLAGRRVVCEDRSRVIQTFGTCYSNKKTFKRELGSCDGLLYPFADGNTGEKCKIKRELENCVVKAAKECENDEVTEHIKIISNGLFDYLYKTQDCVEESSKDEKEHTPEPEIKSVEGLDSDDNEDSNNGKGAGSTVRKHSYTFYSAITVLSIVFYRSLSY; encoded by the exons ATGTCTTATAAATACTTTCTCGTTGTTCTGGAATatctgacattttctttaaatttcgaAG GGTGTCTCTGCCAGTATAACACAATAAGCGTCTGCAATGGCGAGAACCTGCAAATCAATTGCTTGGACAACGAGAAGATCGGAATTCAACGAGTTTTCTTCGGAGGGAAATCCCCCGATTACAACTTGGACTGCATGTCCCGAGGGAGCAGCGACCCAGCATGTTGTCGCAGGGGACAGGGCGACTGTATCTTCTACAACGCAATCACAGAGACCGTGTTGAAACGAATGTGCTCAGGTCGTCCTCGCTGCGTCTATCAGGTCCGCGAAACAAAGAGTAACAGATGTAGGGACCCTTTGATCACCATGTCCGACTATATGACGGTGTATTATGAATGCATTCCAG ATAGTTTAACAGGAAATATTTGCTCAGACGACGAAATACACGCCAAACCACCAATATACCTCTCCAATAAAGACTACCCCCTTCCAAGAACAGGGGCAAGTAACTGCGAATGTATGATTGTAAAGAACCCAATGTATACAACGCTTACACTGACAGCAATAGAAATGTACATATTCGACACTCGGTGTTCAATGTCATTGGTCATAGAAACCGGGGACGGTGAAGAAATTTCATTCCCGTGTAATTATAAACTTGAAGGATACAGAAAATGGAAGGATTTAAGTTCGGAAAATACAACTTTCACCCTGTCCAATTCACAACAACAAGGAGACGCTTATCTTTGGATGGAAATAAGTT CTCAAACAAAATCGGAAGACCTCATAAGTTTGTATTGTGGAGAATCGCTAAGAAAATATCTGAATCCAGAGTCGATTTCACCTAAATCAACGGTAACATCATCAACGGGAACATCATCAGAAACGACTACAGCATCAAACTTTGTAACAGAAGAATTATCATCAGAGAAACCGACAACAACAAATGAAACGCCAAATGTTCCGGTACAAACAATCACGGAAAAACCGGCAACAGAGAAAGTAGTGATCATAACAAGCGGTAATGTGACAACTGAACCCGAATTGATACCTAAAAAAGGCACAACAATGAAACTTACAACAACCCAAAGCACGATGAAACCCTCAAATACCAAAACCACAATGAAATCTACAACAGCCCAAACCACAATGAAATCCTCAACTACCCAAACTACAATGAAACCTACAACAACCAAAACCACAATGAAACCTGCCACAACCAAAACCACGATGAAATCTGCCACAACCAAAACCACGATGAAATCTACAACAACCCAAACCACAATGAAACCTGCCACAACCAAAACCACGATGAAATCTACAACCCAAACCATAATGAAACCTGCCACAACCCAAACTGCAACAGCTAAACAAAATACAGTAACAACATCAAATGGAACTAAATCAATCCAAAGTACTAATCTATCGACAGCTAAAATATCTACCTCTCCCGCTACCAGCAGCTCAACCTCCTCTCCTCACACCCCAGAAAGAGTGCCGGTTTTCTCCACATCGGTTACAGTTCCTTATTATACTTCTTCTCCAGACAAGGAGACCCCTT ACTGTTTCGATACGTGTCACGTGACTGTTGGAAACGGATTCAGCATGAGTTTAAAGTCTTTCTTAAATCCGTCAAAAGTAGATAAATTCTGTAG gaaaataaatgatataatttcctGTTTTGAATCCAATCTGGCGCAGTGTTCAACATTGGATAAAACCAAGGCTGATAAGGAACTACGGGCTAACTTAGCAGGACGTCGAGTCGTTTGTGAAGACAGGTCAAGGG TGATTCAGACTTTTGGAACCTGTTACAGCAATAAAAAGACATTTAAACGGGAACTAGGATCATGTGACGGTTTACTATATCCATTTGCTGATGGGAATACGGGAGAAAAGTGCAA GATTAAGAGAGAACTGGAGAACTGTGTGGTAAAGGCGGCGAAGGAATGCGAGAATGATGAAGTGACGGAGCACATAAAGATCATCTCCAACGGATTATTCGATTACTTGTACAAAACTCAAGATTGCGTCGAAG AATCAAGTAAGGATGAAAAAGAGCACACACCGGAACCGGAAATTAAATCAGTAGAAGGATTAGATAGTGACGACAATGAGGATAGTAACAACGGAAAAGGCGCAGGTTCCACTGTTAGAAAACATTCTTACACTTTTTATTCAGCCATTACGGTTCTTTCAATAGTATTTTATCGTAGTTTGTCCTATTGA
- the LOC105317213 gene encoding uncharacterized protein isoform X2 has product MSYKYFLVVLEYLTFSLNFEGCLCQYNTISVCNGENLQINCLDNEKIGIQRVFFGGKSPDYNLDCMSRGSSDPACCRRGQGDCIFYNAITETVLKRMCSGRPRCVYQVRETKSNRCRDPLITMSDYMTVYYECIPDSLTGNICSDDEIHAKPPIYLSNKDYPLPRTGASNCECMIVKNPMYTTLTLTAIEMYIFDTRCSMSLVIETGDGEEISFPCNYKLEGYRKWKDLSSENTTFTLSNSQQQGDAYLWMEISSQTKSEDLISLYCGESLRKYLNPESISPKSTVTSSTGTSSETTTASNFVTEELSSEKPTTTNETPNVPVQTITEKPATEKVVIITSGNVTTEPELIPKKGTTMKLTTTQSTMKPSNTKTTMKSTTAQTTMKSSTTQTTMKPTTTKTTMKPATTKTTMKSATTKTTMKSTTTQTTMKPATTQTATAKQNTVTTSNGTKSIQSTNLSTAKISTSPATSSSTSSPHTPERVPVFSTSVTVPYYTSSPDKETPYCFDTCHVTVGNGFSMSLKSFLNPSKVDKFCRKINDIISCFESNLAQCSTLDKTKADKELRANLAGRRVVCEDRSRVIQTFGTCYSNKKTFKRELGSCDGLLYPFADGNTGEKCKIKRELENCVVKAAKECENDEVTEHIKIISNGLFDYLYKTQDCVEESSKDEKEHTPEPEIKSVEGLDSDDNEDSNNGKGAGSTVRKHSYTFYSAITVLSIVFYRSLSY; this is encoded by the exons ATGTCTTATAAATACTTTCTCGTTGTTCTGGAATatctgacattttctttaaatttcgaAG GGTGTCTCTGCCAGTATAACACAATAAGCGTCTGCAATGGCGAGAACCTGCAAATCAATTGCTTGGACAACGAGAAGATCGGAATTCAACGAGTTTTCTTCGGAGGGAAATCCCCCGATTACAACTTGGACTGCATGTCCCGAGGGAGCAGCGACCCAGCATGTTGTCGCAGGGGACAGGGCGACTGTATCTTCTACAACGCAATCACAGAGACCGTGTTGAAACGAATGTGCTCAGGTCGTCCTCGCTGCGTCTATCAGGTCCGCGAAACAAAGAGTAACAGATGTAGGGACCCTTTGATCACCATGTCCGACTATATGACGGTGTATTATGAATGCATTCCAG ATAGTTTAACAGGAAATATTTGCTCAGACGACGAAATACACGCCAAACCACCAATATACCTCTCCAATAAAGACTACCCCCTTCCAAGAACAGGGGCAAGTAACTGCGAATGTATGATTGTAAAGAACCCAATGTATACAACGCTTACACTGACAGCAATAGAAATGTACATATTCGACACTCGGTGTTCAATGTCATTGGTCATAGAAACCGGGGACGGTGAAGAAATTTCATTCCCGTGTAATTATAAACTTGAAGGATACAGAAAATGGAAGGATTTAAGTTCGGAAAATACAACTTTCACCCTGTCCAATTCACAACAACAAGGAGACGCTTATCTTTGGATGGAAATAAGTT CTCAAACAAAATCGGAAGACCTCATAAGTTTGTATTGTGGAGAATCGCTAAGAAAATATCTGAATCCAGAGTCGATTTCACCTAAATCAACGGTAACATCATCAACGGGAACATCATCAGAAACGACTACAGCATCAAACTTTGTAACAGAAGAATTATCATCAGAGAAACCGACAACAACAAATGAAACGCCAAATGTTCCGGTACAAACAATCACGGAAAAACCGGCAACAGAGAAAGTAGTGATCATAACAAGCGGTAATGTGACAACTGAACCCGAATTGATACCTAAAAAAGGCACAACAATGAAACTTACAACAACCCAAAGCACGATGAAACCCTCAAATACCAAAACCACAATGAAATCTACAACAGCCCAAACCACAATGAAATCCTCAACTACCCAAACTACAATGAAACCTACAACAACCAAAACCACAATGAAACCTGCCACAACCAAAACCACGATGAAATCTGCCACAACCAAAACCACGATGAAATCTACAACAACCCAAACCACAATGAAAC CTGCCACAACCCAAACTGCAACAGCTAAACAAAATACAGTAACAACATCAAATGGAACTAAATCAATCCAAAGTACTAATCTATCGACAGCTAAAATATCTACCTCTCCCGCTACCAGCAGCTCAACCTCCTCTCCTCACACCCCAGAAAGAGTGCCGGTTTTCTCCACATCGGTTACAGTTCCTTATTATACTTCTTCTCCAGACAAGGAGACCCCTT ACTGTTTCGATACGTGTCACGTGACTGTTGGAAACGGATTCAGCATGAGTTTAAAGTCTTTCTTAAATCCGTCAAAAGTAGATAAATTCTGTAG gaaaataaatgatataatttcctGTTTTGAATCCAATCTGGCGCAGTGTTCAACATTGGATAAAACCAAGGCTGATAAGGAACTACGGGCTAACTTAGCAGGACGTCGAGTCGTTTGTGAAGACAGGTCAAGGG TGATTCAGACTTTTGGAACCTGTTACAGCAATAAAAAGACATTTAAACGGGAACTAGGATCATGTGACGGTTTACTATATCCATTTGCTGATGGGAATACGGGAGAAAAGTGCAA GATTAAGAGAGAACTGGAGAACTGTGTGGTAAAGGCGGCGAAGGAATGCGAGAATGATGAAGTGACGGAGCACATAAAGATCATCTCCAACGGATTATTCGATTACTTGTACAAAACTCAAGATTGCGTCGAAG AATCAAGTAAGGATGAAAAAGAGCACACACCGGAACCGGAAATTAAATCAGTAGAAGGATTAGATAGTGACGACAATGAGGATAGTAACAACGGAAAAGGCGCAGGTTCCACTGTTAGAAAACATTCTTACACTTTTTATTCAGCCATTACGGTTCTTTCAATAGTATTTTATCGTAGTTTGTCCTATTGA